A window of Kineococcus sp. NBC_00420 genomic DNA:
AGCGACACCCCCGCCGACTCCGCCCCCACCGGTGAGGTCAGCGACACGAACCCCTTCGGCGTCGGCGAGGGCGCCGCCGTCGAGGCCGTCATCTTCGACGGCGGGTACGGCACGGACTACGTCAGCGCCGTCGCCGCCGCGTACGCCGACCTGCACAAGGGGGGCAAGCTCACCGTCGCCCCCTCCACCCAGATCTCCCAGCAGATGCAGCCGCGCTTCGTCGGCGGCAACCCGCCGGACCTCCTCGACAACTCCGGGGCGAACGCCATCGGCCTCGCGACCATCGCGAAGCAGCTCGAGGACCTCGCCCCGCTCACCAAGGCCAAGAACACCGAGGGCGACGTCATCGCCGACACCCTCTACCCGGGGATGCTCGACGACGGCTACTACGACGGTCGCCTCGTCCAGCTGAACTACGTCCTCACGGTCTACGGCCTCTGGTACTCCAAGTCGCTGTTCGACGCCAACGGCTGGAAGGCCCCGACGACGTGGGACGACGTCCTCGCGCTGGGCGCCCAGGCCAAGACGGCGGGCAAGTACCTCTTCTGCTGGGGCAAGGAGGCCGCGTCCTACTACCTCACCCTCGCCGTCGAGTCGGCGATCAAGGAGGGCGGCGACGAGGTCCGCGTCAAGCTGGGCAACCTCGACGCCGACGCCTGGAGCCACCCCGTCGTGCAGGCGGTGTTCGCGAAGATGGAGCAGGCCGTGCAGGCCGGGTACTTCCTCCCGGGCGGCGCCGGGACACAGTTCACCGCCGCGCAGGCGCAGTGGACCCAGGGACAGCAGGCGGTGCTCTACCCCTCCGGGTCCTGGATCGAGAACGAGATGAAGAGCCAGACCGCTGCGGACTTCCAGATGACCGGGTGTCCCGCGCCCGCGGTGTCGAGCGGGGCGGCGATGCCGGCGGAGTCCTTCCACGCCAGCGCCGGGGAGCCGTTCGTCGTCCCGAGCCAGGCGAAGAACAAGGCCGGCGGCATGGAGACGCTGCGGCTGATGCTGTCGAAGGAGGGCGCCACCAACTTCGCCAAGGCCAAGCTCTCCTCGACCATCGTCAAGGGCACCGTCCCCGCGGACGCCTTCGGTTCCACGGCCCTGGCGTCCCAGATCGCCATGCTCGACGCGGCCGGCGAGAACACCTTCACGTTCAACTTCAACGACATCTACGGCTTCACCAGCCAGAACAACGTCCTCTGGAACAGCTTCCTCTCGGGTGAGCTCGACGCCGCCGGTCTCACCAGCGGCCTGCAGAAGCAGTTCGACGACACCCGCGCGGACGACTCCGTGGTCAAGGTCAAGGTCTCGTGAGGACCCGCCGCAGGCTGACGTTCGACCGCGTCAGCCTGATGGTGGTGTTCCTCGGGATCCCCGTCGCGCTCTACCTGGCCTTCGTGCTCTACCCGTTCACCCAGGCCGCCTGGTACTCGCTGACCTCGTGGTCGGGGTTCACCTCGACCCAGCAGTTCATCGGCCTCGACAACTACGTGCACCTGGCGCAGGACGACCTGTTCCTCAAGGCCGTCGGCAACAGCCTCGTGCTCCTCGTGGTGGTGCCGATCGTCACCCTGGTGCTGAGCTTCGCCCTCGCCTGCCTGCTGACGTTCGGCGGGTCCTCTACCGGGGCCGTGCGGGGACTGTCGGGGTCGTCGTTCTACCGGATCGTGTCCTTCTTCCCCTACGTCGTGCCCGCGATCGTCATCGGCATCATCTGGGGCCGCGTCTACGACCCGAGTGCCGGGTTGCTGAACGGCGTCCTCACCGGACTCGGCCTCGAGCGCTTCGACAAGTTCGCCTGGCTGGGCCGTTCCTCGACGGCGATGCCCGCCACCGTCGCCGTCATCGTGTGGACGTTCGTCGGCTTCTACATGGTCCTCTTCGTCGCGGCGATCCGCGGGATCCCGGCCGAGACGTTCGAGGCCGCCCGCCTCGACGGCGCGGGCCGCTTCCGCACGGCGGTGTTCATCGCCGCACCGGGGATCTCGGGCGCGCTGCGCACGGCCTACGTCTACCTCGGGATCTTCGCCCTCGACGCGTTCGTGTTCCTGGCCGCGCTGAACCCCGACGGCGGTCCGGCGAACTCGACCCTGGTCATCACCCAGCAGATCTTCAGCACCGCGTTCAAGGACGGCCGCTTCGGGCTGGCCTGCGCCATGGGCGTCGTCCTGGCGCTGGTGACGTTCGCCTTCACCGGTCTGGTGTTCGGCGTCGCCCGGTGGCGGGAGAAGCGCGCGTGAGCGGGGTGACGCAGCGCCCGCGGGTCCAGCCGGCGCCCACGGCCCGACCGGTCCGCGGGACGGGGCGCGGGGAGCGCGCCGTCGCCGTCAGCTCGCACACCGTGCTGGGGATCTGGTCCCTGCTCGTCCTGGTACCGCTGCTCTGGACCATCGTCTCCAGCTTCAAGACGACGAACGAGATCTTCGCGTCACCGTTCTCGCTGCCGCAGGAGTGGCAGTTCCAGAACTACGTCAACGCCTGGCGGACCGCGGGTATCGGGACCTACTTCCTGAACTCCGTGATCGTGGTGTCGTGCGCGCTGGTGCTGACCATGGTCATGGGGTCCATGTCGGCCTACGTGCTGGCCCGGTTCCAGTTCCGCGGCCGCACGCTGATCCGCTACCTGGTCGTCGCGGGTCTCACCTTCCCGGTGTTCCTCGCGGTCGTCCCGTTGTTCTTCATCCTGCGCCAGCTGGGTGTCCTCAACACCCTGCCTGGTTTGATCATCAGCTATGCCACCTACGCCTACCCGTTCACGGTGTTCTTC
This region includes:
- the ngcE gene encoding N-acetylglucosamine/diacetylchitobiose ABC transporter substrate-binding protein; the encoded protein is MSESPLFQRRRFLGLVLAGTLVPVGLSACAAGGGSDTPADSAPTGEVSDTNPFGVGEGAAVEAVIFDGGYGTDYVSAVAAAYADLHKGGKLTVAPSTQISQQMQPRFVGGNPPDLLDNSGANAIGLATIAKQLEDLAPLTKAKNTEGDVIADTLYPGMLDDGYYDGRLVQLNYVLTVYGLWYSKSLFDANGWKAPTTWDDVLALGAQAKTAGKYLFCWGKEAASYYLTLAVESAIKEGGDEVRVKLGNLDADAWSHPVVQAVFAKMEQAVQAGYFLPGGAGTQFTAAQAQWTQGQQAVLYPSGSWIENEMKSQTAADFQMTGCPAPAVSSGAAMPAESFHASAGEPFVVPSQAKNKAGGMETLRLMLSKEGATNFAKAKLSSTIVKGTVPADAFGSTALASQIAMLDAAGENTFTFNFNDIYGFTSQNNVLWNSFLSGELDAAGLTSGLQKQFDDTRADDSVVKVKVS
- a CDS encoding carbohydrate ABC transporter permease, whose protein sequence is MRTRRRLTFDRVSLMVVFLGIPVALYLAFVLYPFTQAAWYSLTSWSGFTSTQQFIGLDNYVHLAQDDLFLKAVGNSLVLLVVVPIVTLVLSFALACLLTFGGSSTGAVRGLSGSSFYRIVSFFPYVVPAIVIGIIWGRVYDPSAGLLNGVLTGLGLERFDKFAWLGRSSTAMPATVAVIVWTFVGFYMVLFVAAIRGIPAETFEAARLDGAGRFRTAVFIAAPGISGALRTAYVYLGIFALDAFVFLAALNPDGGPANSTLVITQQIFSTAFKDGRFGLACAMGVVLALVTFAFTGLVFGVARWREKRA
- a CDS encoding carbohydrate ABC transporter permease: MTQRPRVQPAPTARPVRGTGRGERAVAVSSHTVLGIWSLLVLVPLLWTIVSSFKTTNEIFASPFSLPQEWQFQNYVNAWRTAGIGTYFLNSVIVVSCALVLTMVMGSMSAYVLARFQFRGRTLIRYLVVAGLTFPVFLAVVPLFFILRQLGVLNTLPGLIISYATYAYPFTVFFLTSFFEELPGEIAEAASIDGASEWRTFFQVMLPMAGPGMASVAILNFVGLWNQYLLPVVLNSDRQNYVLTQGMASFASAAGYDVDFGALFAGAVTTIVPVLVVYLIFQRRLQGAASAGGLK